ACCGCCGTTGACATTCACCCGCTCTTCGTCAAGATCGAGCTGACGAATGACGGCAATCGATTGGGCGGCGAAGGCTTCATTGAGTTCGATCAGATCAATGTCGGCAAGGGTCAGGCCGGCCAGCTTCAGCGCTTTGGGTATGGCAACGACCGGGCCAATCCCCATAACTTCTGGCTCCACGCCGCCGACTGCGAAGCTCACGAAGCGTGCCCGTGGTTTCAAGCCTAGCGCTGCCGCACGTTCAGCACTCATCACGACAACAGCAGCCGCACCATCGCTCATCTGGGATGAGTTGCCGGCGGTGACGGTGCCTTCGGCGGCAAAGACTGGCTTCAGTTTCGCCAGGGCCTCGGCTGAGGTGTCGGCACGTGGTCCCTCATCGCGGTCGAAGACCATGACACGGCGCTGTGGGCGACCGTCTGCTCCCGGCTCGACTAGCTCCACTTCTACCGGCACAATGCTCCGGTCGAACAGTCCGGCAGCCTGTGCTGCCAGTGCGCGCTGGTGGGACCGCAAGGCGAAAGCATCCTGCTCTTCACGATCAATTTCAAAGCGCCGCGCTACCTGCTCGGCAGTTAAGCCCATGCTCATGTACACTGCCGGATCGTGCTGGGCCAGATAGGGGTTCGGCGAGAACTTGTTGCCACTCATCGGTACCATGCTCATGCTTTCGGTACCGCCGGCCACCACGACATCACTTTGCCCTGACATAACCTGGTAGGCCGCCATCGCAATCGTCTGCAATCCCGAAGCGCAGAACCGGTTGACGGTAACGCCACACACGCTGTCGGGGAGGCCGGCGCGTTGGGCGGCGATCCGGGCAACGTTCAGGCCCTGTTCGCCTTCGGGCATTGCACAGCCCATAATCACGTCTTCCACCAATGCCGGATCAATGCCGGCCCGTTCGATAGCCGCTTTCACGACGAT
This genomic window from Chloroflexus aurantiacus J-10-fl contains:
- a CDS encoding thiolase family protein is translated as MREAVIVSGVRTAVGKAGRGALRTVRPDDLAAIVVKAAIERAGIDPALVEDVIMGCAMPEGEQGLNVARIAAQRAGLPDSVCGVTVNRFCASGLQTIAMAAYQVMSGQSDVVVAGGTESMSMVPMSGNKFSPNPYLAQHDPAVYMSMGLTAEQVARRFEIDREEQDAFALRSHQRALAAQAAGLFDRSIVPVEVELVEPGADGRPQRRVMVFDRDEGPRADTSAEALAKLKPVFAAEGTVTAGNSSQMSDGAAAVVVMSAERAAALGLKPRARFVSFAVGGVEPEVMGIGPVVAIPKALKLAGLTLADIDLIELNEAFAAQSIAVIRQLDLDEERVNVNGGAIALGHPLGCTGAKLTVQILDELERRGGRYGMVTMCIGGGMGAAGIFERIS